One genomic window of Pseudomonadota bacterium includes the following:
- a CDS encoding ABC transporter substrate-binding protein, with protein sequence MAALRTSTAMAEDGPSCGMNTGEAATGEPIKVGGIHGNAAPGDFSSSTDAAAAYFACVNANGGIHGRPIEYLVENDQWNPELAGQAAAKLLVDEAVVAMVGNGSFLEMAVNAGTYKEQGVMTMASACAVSECFESPNIVSTNQGPLPSNVGAAQYAQEELGSTSVACVGLAIPNVGTWSCDQVAALMEARGGSGHSIFMNPAAPDVNSALLEAVATGADTMLVNLPAGLAIAVLKAAEEQDLRDSYKWIAPTPLYDLSVPEALGEYWSGHVYVNAELAPFNDGGPDNNNWIKVMDAYANADDPRDTFSQSGYLSARFFVDTLLAMDPADVGDRAKVNAAITAISGYTSDLMCGPYYVGEADFHMPNHAGHMVLIKDGGFEVVRDCYEYDSAYFEPHIAIEKELGLR encoded by the coding sequence CATGGCCGCACTGAGAACGAGTACCGCCATGGCTGAGGACGGGCCAAGCTGCGGAATGAACACCGGCGAGGCGGCAACCGGCGAGCCCATCAAGGTTGGCGGCATCCACGGCAACGCCGCGCCCGGCGATTTTTCATCCTCGACCGATGCGGCGGCGGCCTACTTCGCCTGCGTGAACGCCAACGGTGGTATCCACGGGCGCCCCATCGAGTACCTTGTCGAGAACGATCAGTGGAACCCGGAACTGGCCGGCCAGGCCGCTGCCAAACTGCTGGTCGATGAAGCCGTCGTGGCGATGGTCGGCAACGGTTCGTTCCTGGAGATGGCGGTCAATGCTGGCACCTACAAGGAGCAGGGCGTGATGACCATGGCGTCCGCCTGTGCGGTTTCGGAGTGCTTTGAAAGCCCCAATATCGTGTCCACCAACCAGGGTCCGCTGCCATCCAATGTCGGTGCGGCGCAATATGCCCAGGAGGAGTTGGGCTCGACCAGCGTGGCCTGTGTCGGTCTCGCCATTCCGAACGTTGGCACCTGGTCCTGCGATCAGGTCGCCGCGTTGATGGAGGCGCGCGGCGGATCGGGGCATTCGATCTTCATGAACCCGGCCGCACCCGATGTGAACTCCGCGCTGCTGGAGGCGGTGGCGACCGGCGCCGACACGATGTTGGTGAACCTGCCGGCCGGTCTCGCCATCGCGGTGCTGAAGGCCGCCGAAGAACAGGACCTGCGCGATTCCTACAAGTGGATCGCTCCCACACCGCTTTATGATCTGTCGGTTCCAGAGGCTCTTGGCGAGTATTGGAGCGGGCATGTCTATGTGAACGCGGAACTGGCGCCGTTCAACGACGGCGGTCCCGACAACAACAACTGGATCAAGGTGATGGATGCCTACGCCAACGCGGATGATCCGCGCGACACCTTTTCCCAGTCGGGATATCTGTCGGCCAGGTTCTTCGTGGACACGCTGCTGGCCATGGACCCTGCCGACGTGGGCGACCGCGCCAAGGTCAACGCGGCGATCACCGCGATTTCAGGCTACACCTCGGATTTGATGTGCGGGCCGTACTATGTGGGCGAGGCCGATTTCCACATGCCGAACCATGCCGGCCACATGGTGCTCATCAAGGATGGCGGCTTCGAGGTGGTGCGCGACTGCTACGAGTACGACAGCGCCTATTTCGAGCCGCATATCGCAATCGAGAAAGAGCTGGGCCTGCGCTGA